The Spiroplasma culicicola AES-1 genomic sequence TTCCTGCAGAACAATATGCTTTAAAAACAGGAAATGATCCAAGAGAATTTACTGCTAAAAATATTGTCACATTTAGAAATCAGTTAAAAACATTGGGATTTAGTTATGATTACAACAAGGAAGTTAATACAAGTGATCCAAATTACTACAAAATTACACAATGAATTTTTCAACAACTTTACAAAAAGGGATTGGCAGAAATAAGAGAAGCCAATGTTAATTGATGTGAAGGTTTAGGAACAGTACTTGCAAATGAAGAAGTAATTTCTGAAAATGGTAAAATGGTTTCTGAAGTTGGTGGTTTTGAAGTTATCAAAAAACCAATGAAACAATGAGTATTAAAAATTACTAAGTATGCTGATCGTTTACTTGAAGGATTAGAAACACTTGATTGACCTCATTCAGTGAAAGAATTACAAAAAAACTGAATTGGAAAATCAACAGGTCTAACAATTGATTTTAAAGTAGAAGATTCAAATGAAAATATTTCAGTTTTTACAACAAGAGCAGATACTATTTTTGGAGTATCTTATATTGTACTTGCACCTGAAAATGACTTAGTATTAAAAATTGCTAATAAAAATAATTTAGTTGAAGTGCAAAATTATGTTACACTTGCAAAAACTAAAACTGATGTTGAAAGACAAGATGATTCCAAAGAAAAAACGGGAGTCTTTACAGGAACTTATGCAATCAATCCATTTACAAATGAAAGTGTCCCAGTTTGAGTGGCAGATTATGTTTTAAATGATTATGCAACTGGAGCTGTAATGGCAGTACCAGCTCATGATGAAAGAGATTGAAAATTTGCAACTAAATATGATTTACCAATTAAATTTGTAATTGAAACGAAGGATGAATCAAAAGCATTTATTGGAGAAGGAAAACATATTAACTCTGATTTTTTAGATGGTTTAGATCGTATTGAAGCCTTAGAACTAATGACCAAAAAAGCTCAAGAAATGAATGTGGGACAAGTTAAAGTTAACTATAAATTAAGAGATTGATTATTTTCAAGACAAAGATTTTATGGTGAACCTTTCCCAGTATTATTTTTAGAAGATGGAGAAATTGCTTTAATTGATGAAAAGGATTTACCATTATTGCTTCCTCAAACAGATTATATTAAACCTTCAGGAACTGGAGAATCACCTCTAGCAAACTTAACAGATTGAGTAAATATTGAATATAATGGCCAAAAAGCAAAAAGAGAAACAAATACAATGCCTCAATGAGCTGGATCATGTTGATATTACTTGGCCTATATTTTAACAACTAGTCCAAATAATTTAATTGATATTAATTCTAAAGAAGCTATGCAATTATTTAAAAAATGATTGCCAGTTGATTTATATATTGGTGGTCAAGAACATGCGGTTTTACATTTAATGTATGCTAGATTTTGACATCAAGTGTTATTTGATTTAAATGTTGTGCCAACTGCAGAACCATTTCAAAAATTAATTAATCAAGGAATGATTTTGGCAGATAATGGTGAAAAAATGTCTAAATCAAAAGGTAATGTTATTAATCCTGATGAAATCATTGAATCACATGGAGCAGATACTTTAAGATTATATGAAGTATTTATGGGACCCCTTGAAGCATCATTACCTTGAAGTTACAAAGGATTGGATGGCGCACGAAAATGACTTGATCGTGTCTATCGTATGATTGAAAACATTGAATTAACTGAAAATAATAATAAAAATCTTGATTTTGTTTTCAATGATGTTGTTAAAAAAGTGACAAATATGATTGAAGATTGCAAATTTAATACAGCAGTTTCACAATTAATGGTATTTGTAAATGCAGTTTATAAAGAAGAGGGACCAATATATAGACCTTATATTGAAAATTTCTTAAAAATGCTTTCAGTTTATGCACCACATTTAGCAGAAGAATTATGAGAAAAAATTGGAAACCAAGCAAGTGTATGTCTTGAAGAGTGACCAAATTATGATGAAACAAAATTAGTTCTAGACACAGTAACAATTGCAGTCCAAATTAATGGTAAATTAAGAGCTACTTTTGAAGCAAGTAAAGGAATGTCTAAAGAAGAAATGCTTATAAAAGCAAAAGAAATTAGCAATGTTCAAGAATTTTTAGCAGGAAAAGAAATTATTAAGGAAATTGCAGTTCCAGATAAAATTGTTAACTTTGCAGTTAAATAGCACATAAGTGTTATTTTTTTTTATACACTTTAATTATGGGTAAATATATGAGTAATTATCCGGGTGTATTGTTTATAAAAACTTTAATTAAGAAAGGAAAAAAAGATGAAAAAATTATTAAGTTTATTAGGAGTTGTATTAATTTCAGCAACTGGTATTTCAAATATTGTAGGAAATGAGTAACTTAATATTAAAATCTAAATTAGTAAAAAAATCAAAAACTAATAATAGTTTGAATATTCAGACTAACAATTTAACTGAAAAAACTAGTCAAAAATTAAATAGTGAGAATTCAATGTTAATTAATGAAATATTAAATGAAAAATGAAGGAGATTTATCTCCACAAGAATCAAAGAAATACTCTGAAGTATTTTCTCTAGATATTTTAGAAAAATATAATAAAGTAAATTTTGATATTTTTAAGGATGCATATGCATCTTTAGAATTGAGCTATGATTATAAATTAAATGCAGATTCTAAAGAAACTTCAACAGATTCTGATAATGCAATTGGTAAAAACGTTGGTCTAACATTTAGTTTTAATACTATAGCAAGTCAATGAACTACAATAGCTGATATTGCAGAACTTAATACAAAACATATAACTAATTGAACTAAACTCGTTGTAAAATTAGAGGCCAAAAAAATTATGAAGCTAGAACAATAAGGTTTAGATTAACATTTAATGGAAATATAAATATCAAAAGATTTTTTGCATATCATTCATAATAAGGAGATATAAAAATGGTAAAAATTGAAAATTTATCAAAAAAATATGGAGTAGGTGCAGGTAATTTAAAAATAAATCTTTCAATTAAAGAGGGAGAAGTATATGGACTTGTTGGTCCAAATGGCGCTGGTAAAACTACTTTAATTAGACAAATAATGGGTTTTGTAAAACCTGATGAAGGAGCTATTACAATTAATGATTTAGTTCCTTGAACACAAAGGGATACTATTATGGCATTTACTGGATATGTTGCTGGCGAAATTGCACTGGCAGAACACATGAAGGGAATAACTTTTTTAAAACTTTGTGCAAGTCTAAAGGATAATGTTGATTGAGATTTTGTTGAACGCTTAATTATCTTTTTTGAACTTGAAGTTGATAAAAAAATTAAAAAAATGTCAAAAGGAATGAAGCAAAAGTTAGCAATTATTGCAGCAACAATGAATAAACCAAAATTTTTAGTACTCGATGAACCTACATCAGGTCTAGATCCAATCATGCAAGAAAAATTTAATTCTTTAATAGAAGAATTGTTAAAGAAAAATACAACAATTTTAATCTGTTCACATATTTTTTCTGAAATTGCACTTTTAGCAAATAGAGTTGGAATTATAAATCATGGAAAACTTATTGATGAATTTGATATGAAAGATAATGATTTAAATTATTTAAATGAAAGATTTAAAACTTTATTTAAAGAGGTGATTAAAATATAATGAAATACTTGTTTATTAAAAATACAATGGTAAAAAGCCAGATGCGTTCAAATCTTTGATTAATTGTATTTTTTGCTACTATATGGCTTATTTATACTTCTATTATTTTAATAGTACTTAATTCTGCAAACGGAGGAGAAAAAGTTGCTTTTCGAAATTATTGAATTGGGGAAGTAGCTAATTTAGGAGTTTATGATATTGATAGTGGTGGAATTGCTAATATACTTGGATATACAATAGTTGGAGCACCAACTATTGTATATGGCTCAATTGTATCTATTTTTTTTATTGCCAATGGAATTAACAAAGAAATAAAAACAGGGCAAATTTATGTATGAATGACAGCTCAAAGAACAAGAACAAATATTTTTTATTCAAAATTATTTTCAATATGGGCTTCAATAGTCATTATATTGCTTCCTTCAATTTTGGCAACTTTAATTTTTGGAGCAACAGCTAAAGATGCAAATAAATACTTTATATTATTAATAGTTGATTGCTTAGGAATTATTATTTTTACTTTTATGATGTCAACAGTATTTTCAATAATTGCGATTGCATTTATTAATGCAAATTATTGAGGTAATTTAATAAATTCTTTAATAATTTCTTATATGATAGT encodes the following:
- a CDS encoding ABC transporter ATP-binding protein — protein: MVKIENLSKKYGVGAGNLKINLSIKEGEVYGLVGPNGAGKTTLIRQIMGFVKPDEGAITINDLVPWTQRDTIMAFTGYVAGEIALAEHMKGITFLKLCASLKDNVDWDFVERLIIFFELEVDKKIKKMSKGMKQKLAIIAATMNKPKFLVLDEPTSGLDPIMQEKFNSLIEELLKKNTTILICSHIFSEIALLANRVGIINHGKLIDEFDMKDNDLNYLNERFKTLFKEVIKI
- a CDS encoding ABC transporter permease, producing the protein MKYLFIKNTMVKSQMRSNLWLIVFFATIWLIYTSIILIVLNSANGGEKVAFRNYWIGEVANLGVYDIDSGGIANILGYTIVGAPTIVYGSIVSIFFIANGINKEIKTGQIYVWMTAQRTRTNIFYSKLFSIWASIVIILLPSILATLIFGATAKDANKYFILLIVDCLGIIIFTFMMSTVFSIIAIAFINANYWGNLINSLIISYMIVTEIVVTIFHNGLLSENWQWVEYITIQSLFVKSLIFSSVEIPSDISDWELGVYEFYGKFNIFGQSWGWQYISPIVNIGLICIISYGNNEIFKQKDLHI
- a CDS encoding lipoprotein is translated as MKKLLSLLGVVLISATGISNIVGNE
- the leuS gene encoding leucine--tRNA ligase, producing MEFSHKKIEKKWQKFWEENHTFKTTDIHDKKAYILDMFPYPSGAGLHVGHPKGYTATDVFARMRRMQQYDVLHPIGWDAFGLPAEQYALKTGNDPREFTAKNIVTFRNQLKTLGFSYDYNKEVNTSDPNYYKITQWIFQQLYKKGLAEIREANVNWCEGLGTVLANEEVISENGKMVSEVGGFEVIKKPMKQWVLKITKYADRLLEGLETLDWPHSVKELQKNWIGKSTGLTIDFKVEDSNENISVFTTRADTIFGVSYIVLAPENDLVLKIANKNNLVEVQNYVTLAKTKTDVERQDDSKEKTGVFTGTYAINPFTNESVPVWVADYVLNDYATGAVMAVPAHDERDWKFATKYDLPIKFVIETKDESKAFIGEGKHINSDFLDGLDRIEALELMTKKAQEMNVGQVKVNYKLRDWLFSRQRFYGEPFPVLFLEDGEIALIDEKDLPLLLPQTDYIKPSGTGESPLANLTDWVNIEYNGQKAKRETNTMPQWAGSCWYYLAYILTTSPNNLIDINSKEAMQLFKKWLPVDLYIGGQEHAVLHLMYARFWHQVLFDLNVVPTAEPFQKLINQGMILADNGEKMSKSKGNVINPDEIIESHGADTLRLYEVFMGPLEASLPWSYKGLDGARKWLDRVYRMIENIELTENNNKNLDFVFNDVVKKVTNMIEDCKFNTAVSQLMVFVNAVYKEEGPIYRPYIENFLKMLSVYAPHLAEELWEKIGNQASVCLEEWPNYDETKLVLDTVTIAVQINGKLRATFEASKGMSKEEMLIKAKEISNVQEFLAGKEIIKEIAVPDKIVNFAVK